A stretch of DNA from Triticum urartu cultivar G1812 unplaced genomic scaffold, Tu2.1 TuUngrouped_contig_688, whole genome shotgun sequence:
TCATTGGTCGTTATCCAACATTCTTTATAACCAGATGATATGTGCAACAAAAAGCAACTATCATGAAAATCCAAAATCTCGCTAATAAGTAGTGCCACCAAACACAACATACCAAATGATTAGTTGGATAAGCATTGGTGCACTTTTTCAAAAAGCGGATGCAAAGATGAAAAGAAACCATGCCATGACAACTATAAATACACATACACCATCAAGGCCACCTTCCATCATCCAAACTTCACGCACCTAGACCACAAACATCAAAGACAAGCAAGCAGTAGTAAATAGAAATCCAACATGAAGACCCTCCTCATCTTTGTCCTCCTTGGCATGGTGATGAACATCGCCACTGCCGCTAGGCAGCTAAACCCTAGCAACAAAGAGTTACAGTCACCCCAACAATCATTTTTCCATCAACAACAACCATTTCCAACACAACAATCATATCCGCAGCAGCCATATCCACAACAACCATATCCACCACAACAACCATATTCATCGCAACAACCATTTCCCACAATCCAACAACAATTCTCTCAGCAACCACAACAACCATTTCCCCAGCCCCAACAACCGATCCCCCTACAACCACAACAACCATTTCCCCAGCAACCCCAACAACCACAACAACCTTTTCCACAGCCCCAACAACCATTTCCCTGGCAACCACAACAACCATTCCCTCTACAACCACAACAACCATTTCCCCAGCCGCAACTACCATTCCCCCAACAACCAGAACAAATAATTCCCCAGCAATCCCAACAACCATTCCCCCTGCAACCGCAACAACCATTTCACCAGCCCCAACAACCATTCCCTCACCAACCCCAACAACAATTTCCCCAGCCCCAACAACCAACCCCCCTGCAACCACAACAACCATTCCCCCAACAACCACAACAAGCTTTTCCCCAGCCCCACCAACAGTTCCCCTGGCAACCACAACAACCATTTCCCCAACCCCAACAACCAATTCCCCAGCAACCACAACAAGTATTTCCTCTACAACTGCAACAACCATTCCCCCAACAACTGCAACAACCATTCCCGCAGCAACCGCAACAACCATTTCCCCAGCCTGAACAACCATTCCCCCAACAATCACAACAACTACTCCCCCTACAACCATTTCCCCAGCAACCCCAACAATCACAACAATCATTTCCCCAGCCCCAACCCCGGCAATCCCAACAACCATCCATCTTGCAACCGCAACAACCATTACCCCAGCAACCCCAACAACCACAACAATCATTTATCCAGCCCCAACAACCATTACCCCAGCAAGCAGAACAAATAATTTCCCAGCAACCCCAACAACCATCCCCCCAGCAACCACACCAACCTCAACAACCttatctacaacaacaacaaccatcTGGGAGTAGTGTAACAAGCATTGGTGGCCAA
This window harbors:
- the LOC125531208 gene encoding gamma-gliadin-like yields the protein MKTLLIFVLLGMVMNIATAARQLNPSNKELQSPQQSFFHQQQPFPTQQSYPQQPYPQQPYPPQQPYSSQQPFPTIQQQFSQQPQQPFPQPQQPIPLQPQQPFPQQPQQPQQPFPQPQQPFPWQPQQPFPLQPQQPFPQPQLPFPQQPEQIIPQQSQQPFPLQPQQPFHQPQQPFPHQPQQQFPQPQQPTPLQPQQPFPQQPQQAFPQPHQQFPWQPQQPFPQPQQPIPQQPQQVFPLQLQQPFPQQLQQPFPQQPQQPFPQPEQPFPQQSQQLLPLQPFPQQPQQSQQSFPQPQPRQSQQPSILQPQQPLPQQPQQPQQSFIQPQQPLPQQAEQIISQQPQQPSPQQPHQPQQPYLQQQQPSGSSVTSIGGQ